In the Osmerus eperlanus chromosome 27, fOsmEpe2.1, whole genome shotgun sequence genome, one interval contains:
- the LOC134013735 gene encoding palmitoyltransferase ZDHHC15B-like, with protein MIPSGTFRRCFRIVVWIPVLVVTSVVIWSYYAYVVQLCIFTLNNTSEKVAYLLMFHVCFGMFLWAYWKTIFTPSSPPSKKFHLSYSDRKRYDIEERPEGQQQILMEISRNLPVFCRSASGAIRFCHRCQVIKPDRCHHCSACEMCVLKMDHHCPWLNNCVGFSNYKFFLLFLVYSLLYCFFVAVTTAPYSIKYWVGELAYRPAKLHVLFLMLVSLMFFVTLSFLFGFHCWLVARNRSTLESLLAPFFTHGPDRSCFNIGARENFLEVFGHDKRLWLLPVFSSKGDGQNFPMRSKSEAQNSLLANEGWKEAGSDVECGGLQRSLPDVNRNGATVTFPELYLVQPDLASSLTDKSSPPHTPCTSRKQAP; from the exons ATGATTCCATCAGGGACATTCAGGAGATGTTTTCGTATCGTCGTCTGGATTCCAGTCCTCGTTGTTACCTCGGTTGTGATATGGTCGTATTATGCCTACGTTGTTCAACTTTGTATTT TCACTCTCAACAATACCTCTGAAAAAG tggcttacCTTCTGATGTTCCATGTCTGTTTTGGGATGTTCCTGTGGGCCTACTGGAAGACCATTTTTACGCCGTCATCCCCACCTTCTAAAAAA TTTCATCTCTCCTACTCAGACAGAAAGAGGTATGACATAGAGGAGAGGCCGGAAGGCCAACAGCAAATACTTATGGAGATCTCACGGAACCTTCCAGTCTTCTGCCGTTCAGCATCTGGAG CTATCAGGTTCTGCCATCGCTGCCAGGTGATTAAGCCAGACCGATGCCACCACTGCTCAGCCTGTGAAAT GTGCGTCCTGAAAATGGATCATCATTGTCCATG GTTAAACAACTGCGTGGGCTTTTCCAACTACAAGTTCTTCCTACTGTTCCTCGTCTATTCCTTGCTCTACTGCTTCTTCGTCGCCGTGACAACAGCTCCGTATTCCATCAAGTACTGGGTG GGGGAGCTCGCGTACAGACCCGCTAAATTGCACGTTCTTTTCCTCATGCTGGTGTCTCTCATGTTCTTCGTGACCCTGTCATTTCTTTTTGGGTTCCACTGCTGGCTGGTGGCAAGGAACAGGTCGACCCTGG AGTCTCTCTTAGCTCCCTTTTTCACTCATGGTCCAGACAGGAGTTGCTTCAATATAGGAGCACGTGAGAATTTTCTCGAGGTGTTTGGGCATGATAAAAGACTTTGGCTCCTACCTGTGTTCTCCAG CAAGGGTGATGGGCAAAACTTCCCCATGAGGAGCAAGAGTGAGGCTCAGAACTCCTTGTTAGCTAATGAGGGTTGGAAGGAGGCAGGATCTGATGTGGAGTGTGGGG GTCTACAGAGGAGCCTGCCGGACGTCAACAGGAACGGAGCCACTGTCACATTCCCAGAGCTTTACTTGGTTCAACCAG ATCTGGCATCCTCACTGACTGACAAGTCGagtccacctcacacaccatGCACCTCAAGAAAACAAGCACCGTAA
- the LOC134013734 gene encoding lysophosphatidic acid receptor 6-like, whose amino-acid sequence MLEAEHPLKMSNITDGLHALGLSLANASCPKNDGFKHTLYISVFSLVFIVGLFFNMAAVYIFACTLKLRNETTTYMMNLVVSDLLFVLTLPFRIFYFINQDWPFGAVLCKLSVSLFYTNMYGSILFLTCINVDRFLAIVHPFRSQTLRTKRNAKLACCAVWALVLSGSLPAGFMLETTSPRHANSSSIYCFENFSNKQWKAALSKVVVFIVTAGFLVPLLLNLFCSLRVLRTLRQPQAISRGGQLNKTKILRMIAVHLVIFCFCFVPYNVNLVFYALVRAKILQGCVLESVVRTIYPVALCIAVTNCCFDPVVYYFTSETIQNSIKRKSMAFRENKLFEVLQSDSTQGSVHSSVRTPRAKVFRNESTV is encoded by the coding sequence ATGCTCGAGGCTGAACACCCTCTAAAGATGTCTAATATCACAGACGGTCTCCACGCACTGGGCTTGAGCCTGGCCAACGCCAGCTGCCCCAAGAACGACGGCTTCAAGCACACCCTGTACATCTCGGTGTTCAGCCTGGTCTTCATAGTGGGCCTCTTCTTCAACATGGCCGCCGTCTACATCTTCGCCTGCACGCTGAAACTCCGCAACGAGACCACCACCTACATGATGAACCTGGTGGTGTCGGACCTCCTCTTCGTGCTCACGCTGCCCTTTCGGATCTTCTACTTCATCAACCAGGACTGGCCGTTTGGCGCCGTGCTCTGCAAGCTCTCCGTTTCGCTCTTCTACACCAACATGTACGGCAgcatcctcttcctcacctgcaTCAACGTGGACCGCTTCCTGGCCATCGTGCACCCGTTCCGCTCGCAGACCCTGCGGACCAAGAGGAACGCCAAGCTGGCCTGCTGTGCCGTGTGGGCGCTGGTGCTCTCCGGGAGCCTCCCGGCGGGCTTCATGCTGGAGACCACCTCGCCGCGGCACGCCAACTCGTCCTCCATCTACTGCTTCGAGAACTTCTCCAACAAGCAGTGGAAGGCGGCGCTGTCCAAGGTGGTGGTGTTCATCGTGACGGCGGGCTTCCTCGTCCCGCTGCTGCTCAACCTCTTCTGCTCGCTCCGGGTGCTCCGGACCCTGAGGCAGCCCCAGGCCATCAGCCGCGGCGGGCAGCTCAACAAGACCAAGATCCTGCGCATGATCGCCGTTCACCTCGTCATCTTCTGCTTCTGCTTCGTCCCCTACAACGTCAACCTGGTCTTCTACGCCCTGGTGCGCGCCAAGATCCTGCAGGGCTGCGTCCTGGAGTCGGTGGTGAGGACCATCTACCCCGTCGCCCTGTGCATCGCCGTCACCAACTGCTGCTTCGACCCCGTCGTCTACTACTTCACGTCGGAGACCATCCAGAACTCCATCAAGAGGAAGTCGATGGCGTTCCGCGAGAACAAGCTGTTTGAGGTGCTGCAGTCGGACAGCACTCAGGGCAGCGTGCACAGCAGCGTGAGGACTCCGAGAGCCAAAGTGTTTCGCAACGAGTCGACGGTCTGA
- the uprt gene encoding uracil phosphoribosyltransferase homolog yields the protein MYTVFYSMDKVPYFDNSLGTEIRMPCHNQQQLNNNESQDHAAMNSTKQVRFASCGNTVLSVSNRDAEVAETCESAFKSDIQKQIGPQLKLLPLNDQIRELQTIIRDKSTSRGDFVFCADRLIRLVVEEGLNQLPYSECTVTTPTGHKYDGVKFEKGNCGVSIMRSGEAMEQGLRDCCRSIRIGKILIQSDEDTQKAKVFYAKFPPDINRRKVLLMYPILSTGNTVIEAVRVLTEHGLQAKHIILLSLFSTPHGAKSIVEEFPDITILTTEVHPVAPTHFGQRYFGTD from the exons ATGTATACAGTTTTCTATTCTATGGATAAAGTTCCGTATTTTGACAACAGTTTAGGAACCGAAATCAGAATGCCTTGTCATAACCAACAACAGCTGAACAACAATGAAAGCCAAGACCACGCGGCTATGAATAGCACCAAGCAAGTTCGATTCGCTAGTTGTGGCAACACTGTGTTGTCAGTTTCAAACAGAGATGCAGAAGTCGCAGAAACGTGTGAAAGTGCATTCAAGAGTGATATACAAAAGCAGATTGGACCACAGCTAAAATTGCTTCCGTTGAATGACCAAATTCGTGAATTACAAACCATCATAAGAGACAA GTCAACTAGTAGAGGAGATTTTGTATTTTGTGCGGATAGATTG ATCAGACTAGTAGTTGAAGAGGGACTTAATCAGCTGCCATATAGCGAGTGTACTGTAACCACTCCTACTG GGCATAAATACGATGGTGTTAAGTTTGAGAAAGGCAACTGTGGTGTCAGCATAATGAGAAGTG GGGAGGCCATGGAGCAAGGCCTCAGAGACTGCTGCAGATCCATCCGAATCGGCAAGAtccttatccagagtgacgaGGACACCCAGAAGGCTAAAGTCTTCTATGCCAAGTTTCCTCCTGACATCAACAGGAGGAAAGTCCTCCTCATGTATCCCATCCTGA gcACAGGTAACACGGTTATTGAGGCTGTAAGAGTCCTTACAGAACATGGTCTGCAGGCCAAACACATCATCCTGCTGAGCCTCTTCTCCACACCTCATG GTGCCAAGTCGATCGTGGAGGAGTTCCCAGACATCACCATACTGACCACGGAGGTGCACCCCGTGGCTCCTACACACTTTGGCCAGCGCTACTTTGGCACAGACTGA